tgcatagtagaatgtagagagtagaactcggtggattaccgcttaagtcctctgctcatagtgttctacaggtttcgaacggtcatacagttttctgacacgatctacggctctctctaactggtctagctgcgcctacggcacatcctactagcggcactagctttaactagcaattcgggctcactctagttcttaatacgataaatatcgctccgtagcactgttttaaagtgcaaaaagaaccttgtagcatagtcaactaagtcgcattatcgctTGCACTTACCCAATAATAGCTGGCAAATGACCAGCAATATTGTCGATTTGCACTGGGCATTATTCCTCCCGAGTTACATGCTCCAACATACACATACAATGTGTCGCTGTGCCGAAGGCACGGGTCAAATGCTAGTCTAAGGATAAATAAAATAATCAGCATCAGGATCATTCCTTTGTCCATGTGTAAAGTCACTTTAACCCTCGTAAAACACATTTGTTCTGGAAATGAATCTGGGGTTGTCTGCACCAGTCCAGCTCATGTCTATCAGGAAAAGTATGTCGAGCAGATGTCGACATTTGAAAATACAAATGTGTCACTCTGATTACTTTCTCAAAACCTGCACCTCAACTTCACTTCGGATGCATGACCCACGATTAATGGCGCTTGTTTAGCCGACAGAACTAGTAACTCCTACAACCCTCCAACTATCCTTTGTCAAACCGCCTGATAGTCAGAACATACTTATTCACATACATGTCATACAAAAATTGAATTCTAGAACAATGTCAGAAGCCAGTAGGTAGaaagaaaacgaaaacgGGACTCCTATAGTACATGATCAGCAGGAATAGTGCCAGTACTTATTGATGTTAATTAATACAGATTCGACGGTGGAGAGATATATGGAAGCCGTCCAGCAAAGCAAAGGAAAACACAAAGGATAAAAGATAAAAGATAACTAAAGAGTGAAAGAGAGAGAATAAAAGTTGAcatagaaaaaaaaaataattctACATCACAGGAATCCGCTCTCTTGCAACAGCCTGGCCATTTTTTCatcttccctctctctcgGTTCCCGTTCCAAACTCATCTCCCAGAACCGTTCACTCGAAAGACGAGTGTCGCCAAACGACGATAACGATTCCTCGACGTAATCTCGGATCGCTGGCACAATTTGGAAATTGAATGAGTGGGCCTGCCATCGTTTGATGTCGCTGATGACCTCAGATGCTTTTTGTCGTTTCTTAAAATTGACCAGGTTACCAGGGAGATTATCTGGGATACCATCTTGAATGAACTGTAATGTCGACAGGAAGACACCTGTAAGACCGCGAGATTTGTAAACGAACTGAGTTCTGTTTTATGAGACTACACACCGATAAAGGGAACGCAAGGCGGTACGACAGCAGCCAACATTGACCGATATTTGTTGAAGTTTCGGTTGCTGTCCAAAGTGACTTCACAAGCCCCAAACTGAGCCATGTATCTCTGGCTGACCTGTTCCCAAGTCCGTTTTAGCCGGCGTATAGGCGGTGTGTTGAGGCCAGAAATTATAGCGATCATTGTTGAGAAGTTATTGAGAGTTCGACACCGCTATAATGACAGTCGAAACACATCAGAACAAGAGGaaatgatgaggatgagaaaCGTACATCAGCAACACTGATCAGATGTTTGACGGTGGCCGCACGTCGGCGGGAGTCGTCTTTACTTAACACGGATTCAGCCACCCAGTCGGCAATCTGGATTGTGGGCCATCTGGTGAGCGAACAAACTCGTTTGTGGAAAACATTTAACCTCACCCGATTACTGGTTTGAATGACGTAAGCAATGTTATCCATGTTCTCCGCCTTTTGTTCACGAGCACGCTGTAAACACTCCATGGGTCTTATTTTCTGATAGAGAGAGCTTTCAAGGAGAGTAAGTTGCCTCGCAAGCTCTAGCGGCTCTATGTCCAAGAGTTTGAGTTTCCTGTTGGTCTTGGGCCATATTGGGGGTGGTGATTGTGTTGCATTAACAATCAACTTCTTGGTTTCACCGCTTTGTTGCTGAACGTCGTACTTCAGCAATTTTGATTCTGGACAAAGAGGGAAAACTCACGGCTCGTTCAACAAGATTGAGCAGCTGTTTGGCCGCAGGGAAGACGGACACGCCTTCTGATAAAACAAACTCCTTCATTCGGCCTAGGATGTACACGTCCTCTTTCTCGAGCACATCGTCATCTGTTATCATCGACTTGAAAGTATTTATGACACTAAGCCTATATATGAGTGTGATGTTTCCCGCATTCGATGGAAGGACTTACCGTGCTTGAACAATTTTTAGTTTCAATCTCACCCATTGATCTGTCTCGCTCGGTGAAAGTTTTGGTGGCGGTGGAATCCGGAAACGGTCAACCAGAAGGTCAAACAGTTCATCCAATGTAGTGAATGATTTGAACGTCATCAAGAAGGCCTTGGAATATTGAGGATCTATTATCGCCTTTAGTTAAGGGATGAATATGTTTGGATGAGACATGGGATCTTACCAGCTGTGTCATGTGCAGTCAGTCGTTCTACGAGAGCTTTGACGGTCCCACCCTTCACGGTCCTGTCGGCGTCGAGAATGAGATCGGCAGGATCTGAGTCGGGGCCCAAGAACCAAGGTTTCTCCTCAGGAGGCAGGGGAAcatcatttccaagaagCCTTATGAGCTTATCTGACTGTTTCGGTTTGCCTACAATGACTGAACCGTCAGATTCATGAACATTCAAAAGCAATCCAACCACAACGCACCCTTATGATTGTCATCAGACGCCGGGCTCTGGTCATCCTCGATCAACAAGTCACCCGGATCATTTGCATCCTGCCCGAAGACAGTCGATTCCGTTAGAGAATCAGAACGATCATGGCCATGAGTGGAGTTAACATTCGAGGGTGGTAGAGACCCGTTTTGTGGACGACGATTGGGATCATATCGATTAGGCTCGAGCGGTACTTGCAGTCGTGGCCTAACAGGTCCACGCTGGAAGGCGGTCTCGATGTCGACGATATCTTCCTCGTCGAAAGCCTTCGGTATTATGGATAGTGGTCTTAGAGCCCCACCAAACTGGACACCGATTAAACTCTGTCTGGAAAACCTCTTCTCAATCGAGCCACTGTAATCGCCCTGACTTATatcacgctgttcatgtccTAACGTGAGGATGCCTTGTAGTGTCTGGTGAACCACCGCGAGGTTGGCTTTGAGTGATGTTACGAGAACGTTTAGGATGTCACATGCATAATCCCTTTCTTGATAGGGCTGCCCCAATTCCACATCTCGCATCGCCTGAGCTTGTAGTAAGACTTCAGCGCAATCGTCATACACCGACTGGATGGAAGATTCCAGTGATCGTACGAGCATACGGGCTTTTTCTAGCGTCCTCTCGTATAAAGCATTAGCAGGTACTTCTGTTGGGGCATCAATAACGACGTGGCGACCGACATTAACGTCAGCCACATAAGTCAGGAAATAAGATATCAGGGTTGTGATTTCTCTGGCGAGGAGTTGGATTTGATCAACTTGATGTGACATGGTTAAACACCGGCTTGAGAAAAGTGACAAAGAGTGTTGCTCACCTTCACACTGCTCAGGCGTCCTCACCGCTGAGCTCAATCGAGCGAGACTTGAGTAGATTCTGTTACAAGACTCGCCCACCTCATCAATCACATCCGTCCGAAGAACTTTTTGCGGTGACAGGGATTCATCCTCGAGAGACACCCAGCCAAAACCCTTCCATGTTGCGGCTGCACCAGCACCAGGAAGGCCGAGACCAATGTTAGAAGTACCAAAAACAGCTTTCAGCCGTTTTGTAGGAGGAAGCACCTGCGCGCCTGACTCGGAATGCTGTATCCGTTGCACTTCTAGCACGAAGGAGAGAACTGCTCGTCCCAATTCCTCCGCGTCCACCTCTATTCGATTTAAAGTATCAGACGGGGACGATCCAGAATCGTACTGTATGGCACGTGCGGATAGCACGAGCCTGGATAGCGTTGCTGTGACTTTTCGTTGTGCAGGCTTAAGCGGGGAACTTGAACTGGAGGGCTGGTGATCGCGTACGCCACGAGGAAGGACGTTCGAAGGTATTTGGCTAGTTGGAACAGCTGCGACATAAAGTAGATTCCGAACAGCCAAGACCACGGAATGTATCAGATCATCCATACGCTGGTCATCCTCTGGCTGTCGATTCTCCGTCGTAGATCGTATGTTCTCCACAACAGCATGTATGGAAGCCTGTGCTAATGCAGACATATCCGTCACGAGCTCTGGGGGTGGGGGTGCTAGTGCTTGCTGCAAAGACTGAGCAATTCGTTCAGCAGATGTGAGTTCGGGTGCTTCCTGTTTCGCGTTGGTGTTTATCCGATCGGTGTCGTTGGAGAGACCATTGATATGAGATCGAGCAGCAGTATCCGGATAAATCTCAGAACTGTCGGAGTACACGCTTAGCCGACGCGTGTTATGATTGGAGGGATGAGAGGTAGTATTATTGGAAGCTTGGGTTTGAGACCCTAAATTTCGCGGACCATTGGGCGTAGACTCCGGTCGCGTCCACTGTACAGCTCCATCCTCCTTGTTGTAATAATACCAGGACATCCCATCATCCGCCAACTTTTTGACCCACGGTTCAGGCGTTCCGTTCCTTCGCAAGAGTCCAAAGCCTGCAGCATTTCCCGCAGAGTACGGTAACAATGAGTTGAGTGGTTCGGAATTGTAGCCAAGACCGGCACTCGTTCCTGAACGGGAGCTAGACTGAGATGTGAGGCCGGCCAAGTCGCTATCGGAGGTGTCATCGTCAGCTTCTTGCGGGAGATCGCGAGAGTGTTGCCCTGTTTTCGTATTGATATAATATATCTGCAGGCAATAAATGGAATGTTCCCTTGAAGAAACCAGTAAGATGTGCTCGCTCACCTGACCATTCGAAGCGACTTGAGGCATCCAAAAGTCACTCGAAGATGTCGTCCGATTTTCAAGCGTAGCATTTGTCAAATCGACCATGCTATCTCTTGATTCACTGAACTCGCTTTCCAACCACTGCTCATTTTCAGCGCTCGAACCCCGCATCAACGCCTCAGACATGTCGACCACCGAAAGTCGAGACTGAGAATTGGTGGCGAGAGTCTGGCTTTCGGCGTTGGATTCCGACCCAGACATTTGGAGTTCAGCTTCCTCCTCCGATATTATGGCCACATAATTCGACGGAAACCACCCGCGTTCGTCACCAAGTAAACCATCCCACCACCCCGACGGTTGCTGGGACAAGATCTCTATGACATCGCCAGTTCGAAAGGTGAGTGCTGAAGCGTCTTGCGCTGTATAGTCATAGAGAGCGCGGCAGAAAAGAGGAGGGGGGTAATCTTCTTCGAATTCAGATTCTTGCTGGGTGGCGACCGAATCAATAACATGTACGGAGGGAGATGtagaggaggaaggaaggaacgtGGCGGCTGGCCTGTATGACGAGGCGGTCATAGTAGCCATCCTGAGTGTTTGAAGGAGTGACCGGTGACCGCGGTCGAAAAAATCAAGACCTTTGAACTCGACGAGTAGTGATAGTTCGTCGGAGAGTTATACCACAGAAAAGGAGCCTCTAACCGTATTATGTAATACATTGCTATCTTTGGTCTATTCTTGTCCCAAATCATTGAGAAAGTGTGTACAAATACTGTCCTATTTTGGCGACAATCTGTGAAATCGCTAGGTTGCCGTTCTCCTTATGCCCACCCGTTCTCATCGCTTCAAAGTTCGCTGTTTCTCCGCGAACTCCACGATCTTTCGATCCACGAACAACCCTTTCCTATCCCGAACGGCGTCCATATATCCTTTGGCAATATTTGATCGGTCCGCCTTTTCGCCCAAATCCTCCAACTCTTCCTCGGTCGTTGGCACCCAGAAGGGATCTTGGTCGAGCAACTCATAGCTATGTTTGTTGGCGGTTGTGAGAACTTGCAAGTAATAGAGGAAAGAGTTCATTACCCTTTAAAAATGAGCTGCGGGCTCGCAGCACCTGAAGTTCGCTTCCGTATATCTGCCGACCGTGGTTGGTCAGTTTCACTTTTCAGCGGGTGGAACAAGGACCAACCGTCTGCGAATCCAAAACTTTCGACTACAGGCAACAAGGCTGAGATTGTAAAGAaagatgttccttccttcatttcttcagcgACAATTCGTCCTCGCCTTCGTGCTACAACTCCATATACCTTCCCAAGCACGTCGGCTATGATAGGGGAAAATCAAATCATGCCACCGTATTGAAACTCCTCCTCATCGGTGCTTACTTGAACATTGTATGTCACACGAATACATCGCTAACATGAGGCGCGGGGACCAGTCTAACAGTCCATTTCTACAGGCATCCCGGACAGCTGAGCTCAATGCCGAAGATAGCTGCGTCAAACGATTCTGAGCTATAAATGCGTCATTGAATAAGTGGGTATAGGTCCGTAATGAAAATAGGACGAACCAATCTCTGCAGTGAGACGCTCTTGATCGACTTCGAGGCTTTCGACGAAATATGCAAGACCTTCGACGGGCTCTGAACAGAGCGGACCTTGGAATGTTGCAAGCTGGAAACCAGTTTCTATGTGGCCATCAAAGTCAATGGCAACTCTGTCAGTGGCTGTATCGGTATCATCAGACTTTAAACGCTCAAGTCTACGCTTCAGGCTAAAGTACTAGATCAGTATCTGTCCAATCGTATCATGATTTGATGGCTCACGACCGTTCCCCTGAGAGTTTTCGTGAGTCAATCAGGAGACAACTGCCCGCCCGTTGAGGTCCAAATCCCCATATCCTATCTACAATATTGTCCCATTCACCGCCGACCTCCCGACACACGTGTTGCAGAGATGTCCAAAACTGATCCGGCCTTACTTCTGAGTCCCGAGTGATATCTCCGCGATTTTCATTGACGAATTCCTCTGCTCGGAGTTGTCCGATCTGCCCGTCAGCCTTGTGGTCTAGCTGGTGCTGCACTTTCTTCAAAGTCGCCAAGTTCTGCAGAAGGAAGTCTCGGATAGGTTCTGGGAGCGGGCTTGCACGAATTGTGAAATTAATGGTTCCCTGAGAGGTGGAGCCTTTAATCGTCCCTCGGGTTGCACCCGGACTTTTAGTGGGTGCCATGTCTTCCCGTTGGACACGATGATCAGAAGACTCTTTGGGAAACAGGTAAAATACTCACCAATTCCTTTGACAGCGGTCTCACGGAACGGCACGATAGGCTTTGAAACATGAATTTCTGTGCGCGCAAATCTTTCGCGAAGGTCTTTCAGGCATCTCTACATAAAAAGAATATCAGGTATACGTGCTTCACCAGATGCCGGTGGTGAATACCTCGAGATGCAGTTCTCCGGCAGTCACTATGACATGTTCACCAGTTTGTTGTTGGAACGTTTCTACACACGGATCTGATTGGCTGAGAAGTTTCATACCTGCCAGTAACTTTGGCATGTCAGCCGGCATGGCTGGTTCCAACGCAACTCGGACAATGGGGGCGATCTAGAAAAAGGATGTTAAGTCGAAGCAAGGCGCTGACAACCATCAAGGAGCGCACTACACGATTGACACGACCGAGATTGAACAAGGAGTCTTTCACATTTTGTGTTTCGTTACTTTCCACATCTCCTGGCGCACAGAGCGTCGCGCTTCTCCCTACCTTGCCTTCTAATCCTCGGACAGCGAATATATTTCCCGCTTGTACCGTATCCGTCAAGGCAAGCTCTCGGCCCATCATCACGTATAAACCTTCAACAGTCGCCTCGGCCAGGAACTGCTGGTTTTGAGCATTTGTCGGTTCTAGAGCTGTGTCGTACTTTGGCAGTACAACATATACTTTCTGACCCATACGGATAGTGCCTGAATAGAGTCGTGCAAAACCTAGAATAACTTCAACGTCCTCTTCTGGTTCTTCTTCTGCCTGTTCATTGATGTCCTCGGCGGCAGTATCGGGAGTGTAGTTGATGCTTGACGTTGCCTCCAACCCTTGCGAAGTGAGATCGGTCTCCTGAGGTCGCGACTCCCTGGCTCGTCTCGCTTCGGCGGCCTTAGCACGCATCTCTTCTGCTGTCAGtgttttctttttgttttcCGGCAGATCCCTGGTTGACACAGCGAACATTTTACTGACATAGGCGCACATGAGAGCATTTGGCTGAGAGTTGGCAGTGTAGAGGTCTTCTTCTGATTTATTCTTCGGAACGTTCGTTTCCTCGTGAAAGTCTGGATAGAGCATTTTTGGTAGCCTTATGGCCTGAGCAACGCAAGGTGCTGGAACAATATCAATTGCTGCCTGTATTATGCACGTAGACAATGACAGCCATTGCGAAAAGATGAGCGACAGGAGATGACGCGTGTCTTTCGACTTCAGGTCTCGAGGTGAGATTTTCAAGTTCAGCGTTGCTACGATCTTGGCAATTTTTTCAGAGTTCCTGTCGCTTTGTGAGAACGTTGCGTTTTAGAAAATGTGGGAAAGTCGTACGGGTTCAAGACAACAGCATCATAAACAGCCCAAATATTCTCCAGCACGAACTGCACAAAGAGCGGCTTGAGTGCTCGGCCGCGAAGATGCTTATAACTGATCACTCTCTTCGTCTTGGGGTCCAGGTAGAAATCTCCCCAAAGCACCCGTCGCAAGTTGCCCTCTTTGACTCCTAATTTCGCCGCGTACAGCTGGGCGAATTTTCCGATCCGAAAACCCCATCCGTCAATAGCAGATGCAAAAACCACATTTCCTCGCTCGGGGGCAAAATATATGTCCTCGTCGTCCCTTTCCTGAAACTCGTCTCCATCGTTAACCAACGCGTCTGTTTCGTCGGCGTGTTGCTCTTTCTTTTCCGCCAAGCGACGTTCGCGCCCTTCCCTCCATCTAAGATCGTCTTCCATCCTCTCTGCCGCAAAGAAATTCCCCATGACCGCGTTTGTCTGCTCGATAAGTCGCGTGAGGTGGTGGTAGGCCTCTATTGGTGCGAGTCGAAGCTCCGTAATGAGACGATCGAGTTTGTTTATGACCAATATTGGTCTAAGACGGTCTTGGTACGCCTGCCTGAGTACTGCGATTGTCTATAAGATCACTGAGAAAGTACTGCCGCGACTTAACTGTCACCACTCACTTGTGTGCATACTCCCTCTACAACATCAACGACCACAAGTGCACCGTCAACTAATCTGGATGCAATTGAGACTTCGCTGGAGAAATCGACGTGACCAGGTGTATCGACCATATTCACCATATATGATATCGGGGATCTTTCTGGGCTACTTTGTCATCAATTTGCGTTCTGAGTGAGGAAACGAACGAACCTCCATTTGGGCCAGAACCGAACACTTGAAATTTGAGAGAAACTGCGCTGGTTTCCATTGTGATCCCTCTTTCTTGTTCATCTTCCCGACTATCAAGGTATCGCATTTTGCCAACCATCCTGGATGAGATTATGTTGTTTGCAGCGAGAAGGGAGTCCATGAGTGTGGTTTTTCCATGATCAACGTGTCCAAGAGTCGTGATGATACGGATATTAGAGGAGGACTCCATCGTAAGTATTGGCAGTGAGTCTACGAGAAAGGATTGAGAAAGAAATTAAATAAATAACTGAGTTCCAAAAACGGCGGAAATGGCGGAACCGGAGTGCGGAATCATTGGTCCGTGGGAGCAAAAGCAAAGGTTACACGTAGACGCGTGATCTGGAAATCCTCGGATTTACTCCCGATTCGAGCACTCGACATTGACACGTAgattctcttctcttcctccctaGTCCGTAGTCCTTTACCTGGACTGGTAGTCGAGTTATGTCGCTCGTCAGGTATTTCCATCTCATTCCTAGTACAACAAACTCTTTAACATACGCCCATCGCAGACTAACAATATGTGTATCTGGAGTATACTCCATGTTCTTGGTTAGTCGATGAAAAGTTTGACAAAGGTTAAATTCTCAAGCTTTTACACTTCAGTGGTGGGCAGTCGCGCAAGAACGACGTACGTTTCATACCTCTACTCCCTATCACCCGTTTTTGACTCGTTGTTTTCCTAGTTTCCGTTCCGTTCAAAACTATAGACGGTTTATCGTCAGATAAATTCCGTTCTGCGCTCATCCTTGGACTCTTTCAAAGTGCTCTGTGCTCCATATCTGCCTTTCTCTATATCGTTATCCGTAAAGACCCTTCACAGACCCTCAGCCAAGCTCTCGGTTTAGCGCAAAAGCTCGAGTCTAACGGAGTTTTGAATGGTCATGAAAAATCTGCCCACAACCCTTCCACCCGTTTTGATACCCGCCTTCTCCTCCGATACCTTCAATGTTCGGTATTGATCACCTCTGCAGCTCCTTTCGGATTCGCAGCGCTCTCTTACATCTCATATCCTGCAATGGTTCTCGGAAAATCTTGTAAACTCGTTCCGGTCATGATAATGAACTTCTTGCTGTACAAACGAAAATTTGCTCCCCACAAGTATTTGGTTGTATTTATGGTCACTACCGGCATTACCATCTTCATGGGTTTCGGGGATGAGAAGGCCAAGAAACACAAGTCTGGTGGACAGGACTCAGACAGCCCTTACGCGTCTATCATCGGCATATCCTATCTGCTGATAAACCTTGCTTTGGATGGGGCTATCAACTCCACGCAGGACGAGATTTTCGTGAGATACAAAATCACCGGACAGCAGATGATGTTTTGGATCAACCTAttttccaccttcatctccttGTTCCTTTCGATTTTACCTCTCCCGTACATTCCAGTTATCCACCCTTCAACAGACGGGAAATCAGAACTCATGAGTGCCTTGGCATTCATTCAGACCCATCCTTCGATCGTGACTCCGTTGGCAGAATTCGCAATGACTGGCGCTTTCGGTCAATTGTTCATTTTTGAAACATTGGCTCGTTTTGGCTCCTTGACGCTCGTGTATGTCCCTTTTTCATATcgcaaaaaaaaggaaaattaATACCTTTCGTTCGCAACAGGATGATCACTCTAACGCGAAAAATGTTCACTATGCTACTTTCCGTTGTTGTTTACAATCACAAGCTTACACTCGGACAGTGGATAGGAGCTGCCGTCGTCTTCGCCGGAATATCAGTTGAGGCTTTCATAAAGAGAAGAGGTTCGCTCGTCCTCTCCGGAGTAGTGGACATTATTGACTTTTTATTCTATGTACTGATAGATATTCACGCCAAACGTGTGGTAcaggagaaggaaaaagCAAGGATAAAATCGTTATGAGCGCTAGGGGTAGCCAAATGCAAAGGGTTCGGAAATTAAGGGCAATAGAGACCGAGGAAACTACGAAATTTCCATCGCGTTTGGATCATATTCTAGTTGTAACAGTAGACTATTGTGACTTGTATCACTCTCAAAGAGAACACGCTTCGACCTATCCTCCTCTCTATCAGCCGGTCAGCGGAAGTGCAGCACCAGAACACCATAGCCACCTACCTAGggtcttcatcatctgaaTCGTCCTCTCGCTTTCTTCTATTGATGGGTCTTTGAGTTGCCGGATAGGAAGCAACCGCCTGACTTGCTCTGTATATGGCTTCATATtcctgagtttgagtttgaatagGGTCTTAAATTTGAAGAAAGTGATTAATACTCGCCTTGATTTGTGTTAAGAAACCACCGTTGGGGGAGATACAATATCGACGGTTTTGGACTAAATGGAGGGCATCTTCCCAAGACAAAGAGTAGTATTGCATGACAAACATC
This genomic window from Marasmius oreades isolate 03SP1 chromosome 8, whole genome shotgun sequence contains:
- a CDS encoding uncharacterized protein (BUSCO:EOG09260BSW), whose amino-acid sequence is MESSSNIRIITTLGHVDHGKTTLMDSLLAANNIISSRMVGKMRYLDSREDEQERGITMETSAVSLKFQVFGSGPNGERSPISYMVNMVDTPGHVDFSSEVSIASRLVDGALVVVDVVEGVCTQTIAVLRQAYQDRLRPILVINKLDRLITELRLAPIEAYHHLTRLIEQTNAVMGNFFAAERMEDDLRWREGRERRLAEKKEQHADETDALVNDGDEFQERDDEDIYFAPERGNVVFASAIDGWGFRIGKFAQLYAAKLGVKEGNLRRVLWGDFYLDPKTKRVISYKHLRGRALKPLFVQFVLENIWAVYDAVVLNPNSEKIAKIVATLNLKISPRDLKSKDTRHLLSLIFSQWLSLSTCIIQAAIDIVPAPCVAQAIRLPKMLYPDFHEETNVPKNKSEEDLYTANSQPNALMCAYVSKMFAVSTRDLPENKKKTLTAEEMRAKAAEARRARESRPQETDLTSQGLEATSSINYTPDTAAEDINEQAEEEPEEDVEVILGFARLYSGTIRMGQKVYVVLPKYDTALEPTNAQNQQFLAEATVEGLYVMMGRELALTDTVQAGNIFAVRGLEGKVGRSATLCAPGDVESNETQNVKDSLFNLGRVNRVIAPIVRVALEPAMPADMPKLLAGMKLLSQSDPCVETFQQQTGEHVIVTAGELHLERCLKDLRERFARTEIHVSKPIVPFRETAVKGIDMAPTKSPGATRGTIKGSTSQGTINFTIRASPLPEPIRDFLLQNLATLKKVQHQLDHKADGQIGQLRAEEFVNENRGDITRDSEVRPDQFWTSLQHVCREVGGEWDNIVDRIWGFGPQRAGSCLLIDSRKLSGERSLKRRLERLKSDDTDTATDRVAIDFDGHIETGFQLATFQGPLCSEPVEGLAYFVESLEVDQERLTAEIAQNRLTQLSSALSSAVRDACRNGLLDWSPRLMLAMYSCDIQCSSKHR
- a CDS encoding uncharacterized protein (BUSCO:EOG09264F1U) — encoded protein: MSLVRLTICVSGVYSMFLWWAVAQERLSVPFKTIDGLSSDKFRSALILGLFQSALCSISAFLYIVIRKDPSQTLSQALGLAQKLESNGVLNGHEKSAHNPSTRFDTRLLLRYLQCSVLITSAAPFGFAALSYISYPAMVLGKSCKLVPVMIMNFLLYKRKFAPHKYLVVFMVTTGITIFMGFGDEKAKKHKSGGQDSDSPYASIIGISYLLINLALDGAINSTQDEIFVRYKITGQQMMFWINLFSTFISLFLSILPLPYIPVIHPSTDGKSELMSALAFIQTHPSIVTPLAEFAMTGAFGQLFIFETLARFGSLTLVMITLTRKMFTMLLSVVVYNHKLTLGQWIGAAVVFAGISVEAFIKRRDIHAKRVVQEKEKARIKSL